A single window of Streptococcus cristatus ATCC 51100 DNA harbors:
- the budA gene encoding acetolactate decarboxylase yields MAEPVKLFQYNTLGALMAGLYGGSMTIGELLKYGDLGIGTLDSIDGELIVLDGKAYQAKGSGDVPEVVEVSDDVTVPYAAVVPHQAEVIFRQRFEMTDEELEERIESYYDGENLFRSIKIHGEFSHMHVRMIPKSTSEKKFAEVAVSQPEYHADNVSGTIVGFWTPEIFHGVSVAGYHLHFISDDHTFGGHVMDFVIKEGIVELGAVDQLDQRFPVQDRKFLFAKFNVDEVRSDMDKVE; encoded by the coding sequence ATGGCAGAGCCAGTGAAATTATTTCAGTATAACACCCTAGGAGCTTTGATGGCTGGACTTTATGGTGGGAGCATGACGATTGGGGAGCTCCTGAAATACGGCGATTTGGGGATTGGTACACTGGATTCCATTGATGGGGAATTGATAGTTCTTGATGGTAAGGCCTATCAGGCTAAGGGATCTGGCGATGTGCCTGAAGTTGTAGAAGTTTCAGATGATGTAACGGTGCCCTACGCTGCGGTTGTTCCCCACCAAGCGGAGGTCATTTTCCGCCAACGATTCGAAATGACAGATGAAGAGCTGGAAGAGCGAATTGAATCCTATTACGATGGAGAAAATTTATTCCGCTCCATCAAGATTCATGGAGAATTTTCCCACATGCATGTGCGAATGATTCCAAAATCAACCTCAGAGAAGAAATTTGCTGAAGTAGCCGTGAGTCAGCCAGAGTACCATGCTGATAATGTCTCCGGCACCATTGTTGGCTTTTGGACACCCGAAATTTTCCACGGTGTCAGTGTAGCCGGCTATCATCTTCACTTTATTTCAGACGACCATACCTTTGGTGGTCACGTTATGGACTTTGTTATCAAGGAAGGGATTGTGGAGCTAGGTGCTGTCGATCAGTTGGATCAACGTTTCCCAGTTCAAGACCGTAAGTTCCTTTTTGCAAAATTCAATGTCGATGAAGTAAGATCGGACATGGACAAGGTTGAGTAG
- a CDS encoding ABC transporter ATP-binding protein has product MPIIELKGVTKEYGQGHTLVQALKPTDFQLEAGQFVAIIGPSGSGKTTFLTLLGHLQTPSKGQILLHGKDTSQLKEKERAALRFNDFGFILQASNLIPFLKIEDQFQLIDRLSKKERTDLDSLIELLDLKDTLKQYPKELSGGERQRAAIARALYNSPDIILADEPTASLDTERAKRVVHLLKEVTQKFNKSVVMITHDTRLLDEVDKVYEMQDGVLTQVR; this is encoded by the coding sequence ATGCCAATTATAGAACTAAAAGGGGTTACAAAAGAATATGGTCAAGGGCATACGCTGGTCCAAGCCTTGAAGCCAACTGATTTCCAACTGGAAGCTGGGCAGTTTGTAGCTATTATTGGGCCATCAGGGTCGGGTAAAACAACTTTTCTGACCTTGCTAGGGCATTTGCAAACTCCCTCAAAAGGACAGATTCTCCTGCATGGGAAAGATACCTCCCAGCTCAAGGAAAAGGAACGGGCTGCTCTACGTTTCAATGATTTTGGATTTATTTTGCAGGCTTCCAATCTCATTCCTTTTTTGAAAATAGAAGACCAGTTTCAGCTAATTGATCGTTTGTCTAAAAAAGAAAGGACAGATCTGGACAGTTTGATTGAGCTGCTAGATCTAAAAGACACGCTCAAACAGTATCCCAAAGAATTGTCTGGCGGGGAAAGGCAGAGGGCTGCTATCGCTAGAGCGCTTTACAACAGCCCTGATATTATCTTGGCTGATGAGCCGACAGCTAGTCTGGATACGGAGCGGGCCAAGCGCGTGGTCCATCTGCTCAAAGAAGTGACTCAAAAATTCAACAAGAGCGTGGTCATGATTACCCATGATACTCGCCTACTGGACGAGGTTGACAAGGTCTATGAAATGCAAGACGGAGTGCTGACTCAAGTCCGATGA
- a CDS encoding YbgA family protein, with product MENSNQISQCQTLWARNKYQVLSHSSKIYLEIRQYLKSDSVEAAHVQDLIDQAVALPENRGQVCNAFQHVWGYFKKKASPAEKENFMLLLERYQVGQVEQEVLVEAVKDLLQKYPNPYLQQSTLIFGDKA from the coding sequence ATGGAAAATTCAAACCAAATATCCCAATGTCAGACTCTTTGGGCTAGAAATAAATATCAGGTGCTCAGTCATTCCAGTAAGATCTATCTGGAAATCCGCCAATATCTGAAAAGCGACTCGGTGGAAGCAGCACATGTCCAAGACTTGATTGATCAGGCGGTAGCCCTGCCTGAAAACCGAGGTCAGGTCTGCAATGCCTTTCAGCATGTTTGGGGCTATTTTAAGAAAAAAGCCAGCCCAGCTGAAAAAGAAAATTTTATGCTTCTTTTAGAGCGATACCAAGTAGGTCAGGTGGAGCAGGAGGTTTTGGTAGAAGCTGTGAAAGATTTGCTTCAAAAGTACCCCAATCCCTATCTGCAACAGTCAACCTTGATATTTGGTGATAAGGCATAA
- the pheT gene encoding phenylalanine--tRNA ligase subunit beta: protein MLVSYKWLKELVDLDVTSAELAEKMSTTGIEVEGVSSPAEGLSKIVVGEVLSCEDVPETHLHLCQVNVGEGEPRQIVCGAPNVRAGIKVMVAVPGARIADNYKIKKGKIRGLESLGMICSLGELGISDSVVPKEFADGIQILPDSAVPGDEVFTYLDLDDEIIELSITPNRADALSMRGVAHEVAAIYDKPVHFKEFPLTEWDKEAAASLSVAIESEKAPFYAARILDNVTIAPSPQWLQNLLMNEGIRPINNVVDVTNYILLYFGQPMHAFDLDTFEGDQIVVREARAGEKLVTLDGEERELEVGDLVITVADKPVALAGVMGGAATEISDKSTRVVLEAAVFDGKSIRKTSGRLNLRSESSSRFEKGINLATVNEALDAAASMIADLAGATVHAGIVQAGQLDTTDKQVSTSLSDVNRVLGTDLTYADIEDIFRRLGFGLSGSADSFTVSVPARRWDISIPADLYEEIARIYGYDRLPVSLPQDAGTAGELTTTQKLRRKVRTVAEGAGLTEIISYALTTPEKAVEFTLNPTNLTELMWPMTRERSVLRQNMLSGMLDTVSYNVARKNKDLALYEIGKIFEQTGNPKEELPNEINSFAFALTGLVSEKDFQTPATPVDFFYAKGVVEALFDRLGLEADYQATDQLKSLHPGRTALISIKGQPVGYVGQVHPVTAKAYDIPETYVAELNLTAIEASLEPEQPFTEITKFPAVTRDVALLLKAEISHRQVVEAIQAAGVKRLTDIKLFDIFSGEKLGVGLKSMAYTLTFQNPEDSLTDDEVAKYMEKIEKSLEENVGAEVR from the coding sequence ATGTTAGTTAGTTATAAATGGTTAAAAGAACTGGTTGATTTGGATGTGACGAGCGCCGAGCTGGCAGAGAAAATGTCCACAACTGGTATTGAAGTAGAAGGAGTCAGCTCGCCAGCTGAAGGTCTTTCGAAAATTGTTGTCGGCGAAGTTCTGAGCTGCGAGGATGTACCTGAAACCCACTTGCACCTCTGTCAGGTCAATGTCGGTGAAGGAGAGCCTCGCCAGATTGTCTGTGGCGCACCGAATGTCCGCGCTGGAATCAAGGTCATGGTGGCTGTACCAGGCGCTCGCATTGCGGATAATTATAAGATTAAAAAAGGAAAAATCCGTGGGCTAGAGTCGTTGGGCATGATCTGCTCTCTTGGTGAGCTGGGAATTTCAGATTCTGTTGTGCCAAAGGAATTTGCGGATGGCATTCAAATTTTGCCAGATAGTGCTGTACCAGGAGATGAGGTATTCACTTATCTAGACCTGGACGATGAGATTATCGAGCTTTCTATCACGCCAAACCGGGCTGACGCTTTGTCTATGCGTGGGGTAGCGCACGAAGTAGCAGCTATCTACGATAAGCCTGTTCATTTCAAAGAATTTCCTTTGACTGAATGGGATAAAGAGGCTGCGGCTAGCTTGTCTGTTGCCATTGAGAGCGAAAAAGCACCGTTTTATGCAGCTCGCATTTTGGACAATGTGACTATTGCTCCGAGTCCTCAGTGGCTGCAAAATCTCCTCATGAACGAAGGAATCCGTCCGATTAACAATGTAGTGGACGTGACTAACTACATCTTGCTCTACTTTGGTCAGCCCATGCATGCCTTTGATTTGGACACATTTGAGGGTGACCAGATTGTTGTCCGAGAAGCGCGTGCTGGTGAGAAATTAGTGACGCTGGACGGCGAAGAGCGTGAGCTGGAAGTCGGAGATTTAGTCATTACTGTGGCGGATAAGCCAGTGGCACTTGCTGGTGTCATGGGCGGAGCGGCAACCGAAATCTCTGACAAGTCGACTCGTGTCGTTCTAGAAGCGGCTGTCTTTGATGGCAAGTCAATTCGTAAGACAAGCGGGAGACTTAACTTGCGCTCGGAATCATCTTCTCGCTTTGAAAAAGGGATCAACCTGGCAACTGTTAATGAAGCTTTGGATGCTGCGGCAAGCATGATTGCAGACTTGGCAGGTGCAACTGTTCATGCTGGTATTGTCCAAGCAGGACAGTTAGATACGACTGACAAGCAGGTTTCGACTAGCCTTTCTGATGTTAACCGAGTTTTGGGAACAGATTTGACTTATGCGGATATTGAAGATATTTTCCGTCGTCTAGGTTTTGGTCTTAGCGGATCTGCGGACTCCTTCACAGTCAGCGTGCCTGCTCGTCGCTGGGATATCAGTATTCCAGCAGATCTTTACGAGGAAATTGCTCGTATTTATGGCTACGACCGCTTGCCAGTTTCCCTACCTCAAGATGCTGGAACGGCTGGCGAATTGACGACCACTCAGAAGCTACGTCGCAAGGTTCGGACGGTGGCTGAAGGAGCAGGGCTGACCGAGATTATTTCCTATGCCTTGACTACGCCAGAAAAAGCTGTCGAATTTACGCTTAATCCTACAAATCTAACGGAGCTTATGTGGCCTATGACAAGGGAGCGCAGTGTTCTCCGCCAAAATATGCTCTCAGGCATGTTGGATACTGTCAGCTACAATGTTGCTCGTAAAAATAAGGATTTAGCCCTGTATGAAATTGGGAAAATCTTTGAACAAACAGGCAATCCGAAGGAAGAACTGCCTAACGAAATCAATAGCTTTGCCTTTGCCCTAACTGGCTTGGTAAGTGAAAAGGATTTCCAAACGCCAGCGACTCCTGTGGACTTCTTCTACGCTAAGGGTGTGGTTGAAGCGCTCTTTGACCGCCTAGGATTAGAAGCTGATTATCAAGCAACTGACCAGCTTAAGAGTCTGCACCCAGGTCGGACAGCGCTGATTTCGATCAAAGGTCAACCAGTGGGCTATGTTGGGCAGGTTCATCCAGTGACGGCCAAGGCTTATGACATCCCAGAAACCTATGTGGCGGAGCTCAATCTGACGGCTATTGAGGCGAGCCTTGAGCCAGAACAGCCTTTTACAGAGATCACCAAATTCCCAGCTGTTACTCGCGATGTGGCCTTGTTGCTCAAAGCAGAGATCAGCCACAGACAGGTTGTTGAAGCGATTCAAGCTGCCGGAGTGAAACGTTTGACGGATATCAAGCTCTTCGATATCTTCTCTGGTGAAAAATTAGGTGTTGGCCTCAAGTCTATGGCCTACACTCTGACCTTCCAAAATCCAGAAGACAGCCTGACTGATGATGAAGTGGCTAAATACATGGAAAAAATTGAAAAATCCTTGGAAGAAAATGTTGGAGCAGAAGTGCGCTAG
- the fbpA gene encoding Rqc2 family fibronectin-binding protein FbpA, giving the protein MSFDGFFLHHMTEELRRELLGGRIQKINQPFEQELVLQIRSNRKSHKLLLSAHSVFGRVQLTDTTFENPAVPNTFIMVMRKYLQGAVIEAIQQVENDRILEISVSNKNEIGDSVAVTLVIEIMGKHSNIILLDKASGKIIEAIKHVGFSQNSYRTILPGSTHVAPPQTGSLNPFTVGDEKLFEILHTEDLEPKRLQQIFQGLGRDTATELSGRLTADKLKTFRAFFASPTQPSLTEKSFSALLFSDSKTQMSTLSELLDTFYKDKAERDRVNQQASELIRRVENELEKNRKKLGKQEEELLATENAEEFRQKGELLTTFLHQVPNDQDQVELDNYYTGEKIIIALDKALTPNQNAQRYFKRYQKLKEAVKHLTSLIEETRATILYLESVETALAQASLTEIAEIREELIQTGFIRRRQREKIQKRQKPEKYLATDGQTIILVGRNNLQNDELTFKMAKKDELWFHAKDIPGSHVVITGNLQPSDEVKTDAAELAAYFSKARLSNLVQVDMIEVRKLNKPTGGKPGFVTYTGQKTLRVTPDEEKIRSMKM; this is encoded by the coding sequence ATGTCTTTCGACGGATTTTTTTTACACCACATGACAGAGGAGCTGCGCCGCGAACTGCTGGGTGGCCGCATTCAAAAGATTAATCAACCTTTTGAACAGGAGCTGGTCTTGCAGATTCGCAGCAATCGAAAAAGTCACAAATTGCTCCTGTCAGCCCACTCGGTCTTTGGACGCGTCCAACTGACAGATACTACGTTTGAAAATCCTGCTGTTCCCAATACCTTTATCATGGTCATGCGCAAATACCTGCAGGGCGCTGTTATTGAAGCGATCCAGCAAGTGGAGAATGACCGGATTTTGGAAATCAGCGTCTCCAATAAGAACGAAATCGGAGATAGCGTGGCTGTGACTCTGGTCATCGAAATCATGGGCAAGCACAGCAATATCATTCTCTTGGACAAGGCTAGTGGCAAGATTATTGAAGCCATCAAACATGTCGGATTTTCGCAAAATAGCTATCGAACGATCCTCCCAGGCTCAACCCATGTCGCACCGCCTCAAACAGGTAGTCTCAATCCTTTCACTGTGGGTGATGAAAAGCTCTTTGAAATCTTACATACTGAAGACTTAGAGCCCAAACGCCTGCAGCAGATTTTTCAGGGCTTGGGTCGGGATACGGCTACTGAACTCAGTGGTCGTCTGACCGCTGACAAGCTCAAAACTTTCCGAGCCTTCTTTGCCAGTCCGACTCAGCCAAGCCTGACCGAAAAATCCTTCTCTGCTCTGCTATTTTCTGACAGCAAGACCCAAATGTCCACGTTATCCGAGCTTTTAGACACTTTCTATAAGGACAAGGCTGAGCGCGATCGGGTCAACCAGCAGGCCAGCGAACTCATCCGCAGGGTAGAAAATGAGTTGGAAAAGAACCGGAAAAAGTTGGGCAAGCAAGAGGAAGAGCTCCTAGCAACGGAGAATGCAGAAGAATTCCGCCAAAAAGGGGAACTCTTGACCACCTTTCTCCATCAGGTGCCCAACGATCAGGATCAGGTGGAACTGGATAATTACTACACAGGTGAGAAGATTATCATTGCACTTGACAAGGCCCTGACCCCAAACCAAAATGCCCAGCGCTATTTTAAACGCTACCAGAAGCTCAAGGAAGCCGTCAAACATCTGACCAGTTTGATTGAGGAGACTCGGGCTACGATTCTCTATCTAGAGAGCGTGGAAACCGCCCTTGCTCAGGCCAGCCTAACTGAAATTGCGGAAATCCGAGAGGAACTAATCCAGACCGGCTTTATCCGACGACGCCAAAGAGAGAAAATCCAGAAAAGGCAGAAACCAGAGAAATATTTGGCAACTGACGGTCAAACCATTATACTCGTCGGCCGCAACAACCTCCAAAATGACGAACTGACTTTTAAGATGGCTAAGAAGGACGAGCTTTGGTTCCACGCCAAGGATATTCCGGGTAGCCATGTGGTCATCACCGGTAATCTTCAGCCCAGCGATGAAGTCAAGACAGATGCTGCCGAGCTAGCAGCCTACTTCTCCAAGGCTAGACTCTCTAATCTGGTCCAAGTGGACATGATTGAAGTCAGAAAACTCAACAAACCAACCGGTGGCAAGCCAGGATTTGTCACCTATACAGGCCAGAAAACCCTGCGCGTCACACCAGATGAAGAAAAGATTAGAAGCATGAAAATGTAA
- the pheS gene encoding phenylalanine--tRNA ligase subunit alpha — MSTIEERLQSLREETLAQLQTITLENAKDMQELKVSVLGKKGSLTEILKGMKDVSAEMRPIIGKYVNEARDVLNAAFEEAAQILEEQKVAAQLANDALDVTLPGRKIPAGNRHILTQTSEEIEDIFIGMGYQVVDGFEVESDYYNFERMNLPKDHPARDMQDTFYITEEILLRTHTSPVQARAMDAHDFSQGPLKMISPGRVFRRDTDDATHSHQFHQIEGLVVGENISMADLQGTLQLIIQKMFGADRKIRLRPSYFPFTEPSVEVDVSCFKCGGAGCNVCKKTGWIEIMGAGMVHPSVLEMSGIDSEKYSGFAFGLGQERVAMLRYGINDIRGFYQGDVRFSQQFK, encoded by the coding sequence ATGTCAACAATTGAAGAACGATTGCAGAGTCTGCGTGAGGAAACTTTAGCACAATTGCAGACCATTACTCTGGAAAATGCTAAGGACATGCAGGAGCTGAAAGTATCTGTCCTAGGGAAAAAAGGAAGTCTGACTGAGATTCTCAAAGGGATGAAGGATGTTTCTGCTGAGATGCGCCCTATTATCGGGAAGTACGTCAATGAAGCACGAGATGTGCTGAATGCAGCCTTTGAAGAAGCTGCTCAAATCTTGGAAGAGCAGAAAGTCGCAGCCCAGCTGGCCAATGACGCCTTGGATGTAACCCTGCCAGGTCGTAAGATTCCAGCTGGAAATCGCCATATTTTGACCCAAACAAGTGAAGAAATTGAAGATATCTTTATCGGTATGGGCTATCAGGTTGTGGATGGTTTCGAGGTTGAGTCAGACTACTACAACTTTGAGCGGATGAACCTGCCTAAAGACCACCCTGCGCGGGATATGCAGGATACCTTCTACATCACAGAAGAGATCCTCTTGCGTACTCACACATCTCCTGTCCAAGCTCGTGCGATGGATGCCCATGACTTTAGCCAAGGGCCACTCAAGATGATCTCTCCAGGACGTGTTTTCCGTCGCGATACAGACGATGCGACTCACTCTCACCAGTTTCACCAGATTGAAGGTCTGGTCGTAGGGGAAAATATCTCTATGGCTGATTTGCAAGGAACCTTGCAGCTGATTATTCAAAAAATGTTTGGTGCAGATCGTAAGATTCGTCTGCGTCCATCTTACTTCCCATTCACAGAGCCATCTGTCGAAGTGGACGTATCTTGCTTTAAGTGTGGTGGTGCCGGCTGTAATGTCTGCAAGAAGACTGGCTGGATCGAAATCATGGGAGCTGGAATGGTGCACCCAAGTGTCTTGGAAATGAGTGGCATCGATTCAGAGAAATATTCTGGCTTTGCTTTTGGTCTCGGTCAAGAGCGGGTGGCCATGCTTCGCTATGGTATCAACGATATCCGTGGCTTCTACCAAGGCGATGTACGTTTTTCACAGCAGTTTAAGTAA
- a CDS encoding PHP domain-containing protein — MRDNHLHTYFSYDSEADFSDYLDHYEGEIVTTEHYDLSNPYPYQAASPHDDVPDYAAYSAKIAELNQQYGNRIKKGIEIGYYAPRKADILAFLADKEYDLKLLSVHHNGSFDYLEEPVLQLDKMELIPRYLRELEEAIEAVPADVLAHFDYGFRKFALTVEELKTFEPQLRQLFQKMIDYDLAFELNCKSMYLYGHEELYLYALGLIKELGGQRFSVGSDGHKLEHFRLKFDRVAQILANAGIEESQLI; from the coding sequence ATGCGCGACAATCATCTTCATACCTATTTTTCCTATGATTCTGAGGCGGATTTTTCTGACTATCTGGACCATTACGAGGGCGAGATTGTCACCACCGAGCACTATGATTTGTCCAATCCCTACCCTTACCAAGCTGCCTCGCCCCATGATGATGTACCTGACTATGCGGCTTATTCAGCAAAAATAGCAGAGCTAAACCAGCAATATGGCAACCGCATCAAAAAGGGGATTGAAATTGGTTACTATGCTCCGCGTAAGGCCGATATTTTAGCTTTCCTAGCCGACAAGGAATACGACCTCAAGCTCCTGTCTGTCCACCACAATGGCAGTTTTGACTATCTGGAAGAGCCTGTCTTGCAGCTGGACAAGATGGAGTTAATTCCTCGCTACCTGAGAGAGCTAGAGGAGGCTATCGAGGCTGTGCCAGCAGATGTCCTAGCCCACTTTGACTATGGTTTTCGAAAATTTGCGCTTACCGTGGAGGAGTTAAAAACTTTTGAACCGCAGCTGCGACAGCTTTTTCAAAAGATGATCGACTATGATCTGGCCTTTGAACTTAACTGCAAGTCCATGTACCTCTATGGCCACGAGGAACTCTATCTCTACGCTCTTGGTCTGATCAAGGAGCTGGGTGGTCAGCGCTTTTCAGTTGGCTCCGATGGTCACAAACTAGAACATTTTCGACTTAAGTTTGACCGTGTGGCTCAAATCCTCGCTAATGCCGGTATTGAGGAAAGTCAGTTGATTTAA
- a CDS encoding ABC transporter permease produces the protein MFLAFKEIIYSRGRYRLVVAVVFLITYMVFFLSSLSVGLARLNRLALDQWHAESIVLSEYANKNLIASTLKEEEYSRLLQGDSIAALGQTSAVANYEDGTDKLNAQVFGLSWDSFLAPDIIEGRPAETAYEVIADKRLQQKGLKLGDQLQLNGSERLYQVVGFTEDNTFFTQPVIFMDLDDFRELKYGSSQVKNISALVVKDSQKIEETGLSQLSMSDFIENIPGYQPQVLTFSFMIGAMVLITFLVLGIFMYIITIQKIQLYGIMRAQGIASGKIIASIFWQILILSTLGISLAVLALLGTQLVLPASMPFYSDWRAYAGLIVLIVFMSLAGGLLSIHRVLKIDPITAIGGE, from the coding sequence TTGTTTTTAGCTTTTAAAGAGATTATCTACAGCCGTGGACGCTATCGTTTAGTGGTTGCTGTGGTCTTTCTCATTACCTATATGGTTTTCTTTTTATCCAGTCTTTCTGTCGGTTTGGCTAGGCTCAATCGCTTGGCTCTGGACCAATGGCATGCTGAGTCGATCGTCTTGTCGGAGTACGCCAATAAGAATCTAATAGCTTCGACTCTCAAGGAAGAGGAATACAGCCGCCTGCTTCAAGGGGACTCAATTGCGGCTTTGGGACAAACGTCAGCAGTGGCCAATTATGAAGATGGGACTGATAAACTCAATGCTCAGGTTTTTGGTCTTTCCTGGGATAGTTTTCTAGCGCCTGATATTATTGAGGGACGTCCTGCTGAAACCGCTTATGAAGTCATTGCGGATAAGCGCCTGCAGCAAAAAGGTCTAAAACTAGGCGATCAGCTTCAGCTCAATGGCAGTGAGCGCCTCTATCAGGTTGTTGGTTTCACAGAGGATAATACCTTCTTTACGCAACCTGTAATTTTTATGGATCTAGATGATTTCAGGGAATTAAAGTACGGCTCTAGTCAGGTTAAGAATATCAGCGCACTTGTGGTCAAAGATAGTCAAAAAATTGAAGAAACAGGGCTCAGTCAGCTTTCTATGAGTGATTTTATAGAAAATATCCCTGGTTATCAGCCTCAGGTTCTGACTTTTTCCTTTATGATTGGGGCCATGGTTCTGATTACCTTTTTAGTATTGGGGATTTTCATGTACATTATCACCATTCAGAAGATCCAACTTTACGGTATTATGCGTGCCCAAGGGATTGCCAGTGGGAAGATTATTGCTTCTATTTTCTGGCAGATTCTCATCCTATCCACTCTGGGAATCAGCTTAGCTGTCTTGGCTCTTTTGGGAACCCAGCTAGTCTTGCCGGCTTCTATGCCTTTTTACAGTGACTGGCGAGCTTATGCTGGCTTGATTGTCCTGATTGTTTTCATGTCACTTGCTGGCGGGCTCTTGTCCATTCATAGGGTTCTGAAAATTGACCCTATCACAGCGATTGGAGGTGAGTAA
- a CDS encoding GNAT family N-acetyltransferase, with protein MLVRVRPEDLDMLRELEVQTYQETFGPFIKQEDLEHYFAHELARERLELELANPESEHYFVLDKEEKIAGFLKCNWGQAQTEQELEDSFEIQRIYVLASHQGLGLGKEMFEFALEEAQKRGFSWAWLGVWERNFKAQNFYFKYGFERFSQHEYITGDTVDIDWLLRKKLN; from the coding sequence ATGTTAGTTAGAGTTCGGCCAGAGGATCTGGATATGTTGCGGGAGTTGGAAGTGCAGACCTACCAAGAAACTTTTGGCCCTTTCATTAAGCAGGAAGACTTGGAGCATTATTTTGCCCATGAGCTGGCGCGTGAAAGGCTGGAGTTGGAGTTGGCAAATCCTGAGTCTGAGCATTATTTTGTACTGGACAAGGAAGAAAAAATCGCTGGTTTTCTCAAGTGTAACTGGGGTCAGGCTCAGACAGAGCAGGAGTTGGAAGATTCCTTTGAAATTCAACGGATTTATGTGCTTGCCTCCCATCAGGGTCTCGGCTTGGGCAAGGAAATGTTTGAATTTGCCCTAGAAGAAGCCCAAAAACGTGGTTTTAGCTGGGCTTGGCTGGGCGTTTGGGAAAGAAATTTCAAGGCTCAGAATTTTTACTTTAAATATGGCTTTGAAAGGTTTAGCCAGCATGAATATATCACTGGTGACACAGTCGATATTGACTGGCTTTTAAGGAAGAAATTAAACTAA
- the trpX gene encoding tryptophan ABC transporter substrate-binding protein has protein sequence MKNKRLMTILGLLAILVIGGMAYSSLSGKSNGSKTGDDSKTVKVGVLQYVSHPSLDLIYKGIQDGLAEEGYKGDKIKIDFMNAEGDQSKVSTMSKQLVSNDNDVLIGIATPSAQGLAAATKDKPIVMGAITDPVGANLVKNLDKPGGNITGVSDHNPAKQQLELIKKLTPNVKTIGALYSSSEDNSKAQVEEFKKLAEEAGFKVEEYSVPSTNEIASTMNVMTGKVDAIWIPIDNTIASAFATVVSSNKEAKKPIYPSATAMVEEGGLASVVVDQYDLGVATGKMAAKVLKGAKPADTAVDIFDKGKSVINTKNAKELGITVPEDTLKEAGQVIK, from the coding sequence ATGAAAAATAAACGTTTAATGACTATTTTGGGCCTCTTGGCTATTTTGGTAATCGGTGGAATGGCTTATTCCAGCTTGAGCGGAAAGAGCAACGGATCTAAGACTGGCGACGATAGTAAGACAGTCAAGGTTGGTGTCTTGCAATATGTCAGCCACCCTTCGCTTGATTTGATTTACAAGGGAATTCAAGATGGTCTAGCTGAGGAAGGATACAAGGGCGACAAGATCAAGATTGACTTTATGAATGCTGAAGGAGATCAGAGCAAGGTTTCTACTATGAGTAAGCAGCTGGTGTCCAATGACAATGATGTGCTGATTGGGATTGCTACTCCATCTGCGCAAGGACTAGCTGCGGCTACTAAGGACAAGCCTATCGTCATGGGAGCTATCACAGATCCAGTCGGAGCAAACCTAGTGAAAAATCTGGACAAGCCAGGTGGCAACATCACTGGTGTTTCTGACCACAATCCAGCTAAGCAACAACTAGAGTTGATTAAAAAATTGACGCCAAATGTGAAAACAATCGGTGCCCTATATTCTAGCAGTGAAGACAACTCCAAAGCTCAGGTAGAAGAGTTCAAAAAATTGGCTGAAGAGGCAGGCTTCAAGGTAGAGGAATATTCTGTTCCTTCAACCAATGAAATTGCATCAACCATGAATGTCATGACTGGTAAGGTTGATGCTATCTGGATTCCAATTGACAATACCATTGCGTCAGCATTTGCGACAGTTGTGTCCAGCAATAAAGAAGCTAAGAAACCGATTTATCCAAGTGCGACAGCCATGGTAGAAGAAGGCGGTCTTGCCTCTGTCGTTGTAGACCAGTATGACCTCGGTGTTGCGACAGGTAAAATGGCTGCTAAAGTCCTTAAAGGTGCCAAGCCTGCTGATACTGCAGTAGATATTTTTGATAAAGGTAAATCTGTTATCAATACTAAAAATGCCAAAGAACTCGGTATCACTGTACCAGAAGATACTCTCAAAGAAGCAGGACAAGTGATTAAATAG
- a CDS encoding SP_0198 family lipoprotein encodes MTISKKAFTGILSLTVAVLLTACSGNANQGGNANSSQNTQSQTSQPAQEQASSSNAGQTSNINGRYQATDHDGDQHVLEINGRTGTWTETEVDGSKEIKQVQVDAANQRLIVGDDVKSYRQNGNQLIVDELDDDPDTLTFTKQ; translated from the coding sequence ATGACTATTTCGAAAAAAGCCTTTACTGGAATCTTATCATTGACAGTCGCAGTTCTATTGACTGCTTGCTCAGGCAATGCTAATCAGGGAGGAAATGCTAACTCATCACAAAATACCCAAAGCCAAACATCACAGCCTGCGCAAGAACAGGCTTCTTCATCCAATGCAGGTCAGACCAGCAATATAAACGGACGCTACCAAGCAACCGACCATGATGGAGACCAACATGTCCTCGAAATCAATGGTAGGACTGGTACTTGGACTGAGACCGAGGTCGATGGTAGTAAGGAAATCAAGCAGGTACAGGTAGATGCAGCGAACCAAAGACTAATTGTCGGTGACGATGTCAAAAGTTACCGACAAAATGGCAATCAGCTGATTGTGGACGAACTAGATGATGATCCAGACACTCTGACCTTTACCAAGCAGTAA